A genome region from Bradyrhizobium sp. WSM1417 includes the following:
- the nuoK gene encoding NADH-quinone oxidoreductase subunit NuoK, translating into MTIGLGHYLAVGAILFTLGILGIFLNRKNIIVILMSIELILLAVNVNLVAFSTFLGDIVGQVFALLVLTVAAAEAAIGLAILVVYFRNRGSIAVEDVNLMKG; encoded by the coding sequence ATGACGATCGGGCTCGGACACTATCTTGCGGTCGGCGCGATCCTGTTCACGCTCGGGATCCTCGGCATCTTCCTCAATCGCAAGAACATCATCGTCATCCTGATGTCGATCGAGCTGATCCTGCTCGCGGTCAACGTCAACCTCGTGGCGTTCTCGACCTTCCTCGGCGACATCGTCGGGCAGGTCTTCGCGCTCCTGGTGCTCACCGTCGCGGCCGCTGAAGCCGCGATCGGTCTCGCCATCCTGGTGGTCTATTTCCGCAACCGCGGCTCGATCGCGGTTGAGGACGTCAATCTGATGAAGGGCTGA
- the nuoI gene encoding NADH-quinone oxidoreductase subunit NuoI encodes MNINATARSLLLSEFVSAFFLAMRYFFQPKPTLNYPFEKGPISPRFRGEHALRRYPNGEERCIACKLCEAVCPAQAITIEAGPRRNDGTRRTVRYDIDMVKCIYCGLCQEACPVDAIVEGPNFEFATETREELFYDKAKLLANGDRWEREIAKAIELDAPYR; translated from the coding sequence ATCAACATCAACGCCACTGCACGCTCGCTCCTGTTGTCGGAATTCGTCTCGGCGTTCTTCCTCGCCATGCGCTATTTCTTCCAGCCGAAGCCGACGCTGAACTATCCCTTCGAGAAGGGCCCGATCTCGCCGCGCTTCCGCGGCGAGCATGCGTTGCGCCGCTATCCGAACGGCGAGGAACGCTGCATCGCCTGCAAGCTGTGCGAAGCGGTCTGCCCGGCGCAGGCCATCACCATCGAGGCCGGCCCGCGCCGCAACGACGGCACCCGCCGCACCGTGCGCTACGACATCGACATGGTGAAGTGCATCTATTGCGGCCTCTGCCAGGAAGCCTGTCCGGTCGATGCCATCGTCGAAGGTCCGAACTTCGAGTTCGCGACCGAGACCCGCGAGGAACTGTTTTATGACAAGGCCAAGCTGCTCGCCAATGGCGACCGCTGGGAACGCGAGATCGCGAAGGCGATCGAGCTCGATGCGCCGTACCGGTGA
- a CDS encoding NADH-quinone oxidoreductase subunit J, whose amino-acid sequence MILPALFFYLFAGVCVASAVMVIVSRNPVHSVLYLILAFVNASGLFVLMGAEFLAMILIVVYVGAVAVLFLFVIMMLDVDFLELREGFIEYLPVGLVIGGIFLFELLLTVGFWVINPGVAKTITAAIPANVSNTEALGLVLYTKYIHYFQLSGMVLLVAMIGAIVLTLRHKASVKRQDINVQNARTPEIAMAIRKVAPGQGLQDSDAAEWVK is encoded by the coding sequence ATGATCCTTCCCGCGCTGTTCTTCTATCTGTTCGCCGGCGTCTGCGTCGCCTCGGCGGTGATGGTGATTGTCTCGCGCAATCCCGTGCACTCCGTGCTGTACCTGATCCTGGCCTTCGTCAACGCCTCTGGCCTGTTCGTGCTGATGGGCGCCGAGTTCCTGGCGATGATCCTGATCGTCGTCTATGTCGGCGCCGTCGCCGTGCTGTTCCTGTTCGTGATCATGATGCTCGACGTCGATTTCCTCGAGCTGCGCGAGGGCTTCATCGAGTACCTCCCGGTCGGCCTCGTGATCGGCGGCATCTTCCTGTTCGAGCTGCTGCTCACGGTCGGGTTCTGGGTCATCAACCCCGGCGTCGCCAAGACGATCACGGCGGCGATCCCGGCCAACGTCTCCAATACCGAGGCGCTGGGCCTGGTGCTCTATACCAAGTACATCCACTACTTCCAGCTCTCGGGCATGGTGCTGCTGGTCGCGATGATCGGCGCTATCGTGCTGACACTGCGTCACAAGGCGAGCGTCAAGCGGCAGGACATCAACGTTCAGAACGCGCGCACGCCCGAAATAGCGATGGCGATACGCAAGGTGGCGCCGGGGCAGGGGCTCCAGGATTCTGACGCGGCGGAGTGGGTGAAATGA
- a CDS encoding NADH-quinone oxidoreductase subunit M: protein MTTWPILSVTTFLPLVGALIVYLSRGDDEASRRNSRWIALWTTLITFAVSVILVMRFDASSADFQFVEKANWLATGITYHMGVDGISLPLVILTTAIMPFCIIASWKAITNRVREYMMAFLILETLMIGTFSALDLVLFYLFFEGGLIPMFLIIGVWGGPRRVYASFKFFLYTLLGSVLMLLAIMALYWNGGTTDIPTLMHTAVPRSLQTWAWLAFFASFAVKMPMWPVHTWLPDAHVEAPTAGSVVLAAIMLKMGGYGFLRFSLPMFPLASHDFAPLMFTLSVIAIIYTSLVALMQEDMKKLIAYSSVAHMGFVTMGIFAGTMQGVAGGVFQMISHGIVSGALFLCVGIVYDRMHTREIAAYGGLVNRMPLYALTFMVFTMANVGLPGTSGFVGEFMTLLGTFKVSIPTAFFATFGVILSACYALWLYRKVVFGALVKPSLASMKDLTFREGLTLFPLIALTILFGIYPKPVLDMSAASVQQLVNNYNTAVTAVKAAALLQ, encoded by the coding sequence ATGACGACCTGGCCAATTCTATCCGTCACGACGTTCCTGCCGCTGGTCGGCGCGCTGATCGTCTATCTCAGCCGCGGCGATGACGAGGCTAGCAGGCGCAACTCGCGCTGGATCGCGCTGTGGACCACGCTGATCACCTTCGCGGTGTCGGTGATCCTGGTCATGCGGTTCGATGCGTCGAGCGCCGACTTCCAGTTCGTCGAGAAGGCGAACTGGCTTGCTACCGGCATCACCTATCACATGGGTGTGGACGGCATTTCGTTGCCGCTGGTGATCCTGACCACCGCCATCATGCCGTTCTGCATCATCGCGAGCTGGAAGGCGATCACCAACCGCGTCCGCGAATACATGATGGCGTTCCTGATCCTGGAAACGCTGATGATCGGCACCTTCTCGGCGCTCGATCTCGTGCTGTTCTACCTGTTCTTCGAAGGCGGCCTGATCCCGATGTTCCTGATCATCGGCGTCTGGGGCGGTCCGCGCCGGGTCTATGCGTCCTTCAAGTTCTTCCTCTACACGCTGCTCGGCTCGGTCCTGATGCTGCTCGCCATCATGGCGCTGTACTGGAACGGCGGCACCACCGACATCCCGACCCTGATGCACACCGCCGTGCCGCGCTCACTGCAGACCTGGGCGTGGCTTGCCTTCTTCGCCTCGTTCGCGGTGAAGATGCCGATGTGGCCGGTGCACACCTGGCTCCCCGACGCCCACGTCGAGGCGCCGACCGCAGGCTCGGTGGTCCTGGCTGCGATCATGCTGAAAATGGGCGGCTACGGCTTCCTGCGTTTCTCGCTGCCGATGTTCCCGCTGGCCTCGCATGACTTCGCGCCGTTGATGTTCACGCTCTCGGTCATTGCCATCATCTACACCTCGCTGGTGGCGCTGATGCAGGAGGACATGAAGAAGCTGATCGCGTACTCCTCGGTGGCGCATATGGGCTTCGTCACCATGGGCATCTTCGCCGGCACCATGCAGGGCGTCGCCGGCGGCGTGTTCCAGATGATCTCGCACGGCATCGTCTCCGGCGCGCTGTTCCTCTGCGTCGGCATCGTTTACGACCGCATGCACACCCGCGAGATCGCGGCCTATGGCGGCCTCGTCAACCGGATGCCGCTCTACGCGCTGACCTTCATGGTCTTCACCATGGCCAATGTCGGTCTGCCCGGCACCTCCGGCTTCGTCGGCGAGTTCATGACGCTGCTCGGCACCTTCAAGGTCTCGATCCCGACCGCGTTCTTCGCCACCTTCGGCGTGATCCTGTCGGCCTGCTATGCGCTGTGGCTTTACCGCAAGGTCGTGTTCGGGGCGCTGGTCAAGCCGTCGCTGGCGAGCATGAAGGATCTCACCTTCCGGGAGGGCCTGACGCTGTTCCCGCTGATCGCGCTGACGATCCTGTTCGGCATCTATCCGAAGCCGGTGCTCGACATGTCGGCGGCCTCGGTCCAGCAACTCGTCAATAATTACAACACCGCTGTGACGGCCGTGAAGGCCGCCGCACTGCTCCAGTGA
- the nuoH gene encoding NADH-quinone oxidoreductase subunit NuoH: MEFFESAFWTGFLWPLIIMIAESVLVLVVLLVAIAYILLADRKIWAAVQIRRGPNVVGPWGLLQSFADLLKFVLKEPIIPSGANKGVFLLAPLVSCVLALAAWAVIPTNLGWVISDINVGVLFIFAISSLSIYGIIMAGWSSNSKYPFLAALRSAAQMVSYEVSIGFVIITVLLCAGTLNLSAVVEAQHVRGLASLIGLPQLTILNWYVWPLFPMFVIFYVSALAETNRPPFDLVEAESELVAGFMVEYGSTPYLLFMLGEYVAIATMCAMATILFLGGWLPPVDLPPFNWVPGIIWFSLKLFFMFFLFAMAKAIVPRYRYDQLMRLGWKVFLPLSLAMVIVVAGVLHFAGIAPK; the protein is encoded by the coding sequence ATGGAATTCTTCGAAAGCGCCTTCTGGACCGGGTTCCTCTGGCCGCTGATCATCATGATCGCGGAGAGCGTCCTGGTGCTGGTCGTCCTGCTGGTGGCGATCGCCTACATCCTGCTCGCCGACCGCAAGATCTGGGCGGCGGTGCAGATCCGCCGCGGCCCTAACGTGGTGGGTCCCTGGGGCCTACTGCAATCCTTCGCCGACCTCCTGAAGTTCGTGCTGAAGGAGCCGATCATCCCGTCCGGCGCCAACAAGGGCGTGTTTCTCCTTGCTCCCTTGGTCTCATGCGTGCTCGCGCTCGCCGCCTGGGCGGTGATCCCGACCAATCTCGGCTGGGTGATCTCCGACATCAATGTCGGCGTCCTCTTCATCTTCGCGATCTCGTCGCTGTCGATCTACGGCATCATCATGGCCGGCTGGTCGTCGAACTCGAAATATCCGTTCCTGGCGGCGCTGCGCTCGGCGGCGCAGATGGTGTCCTACGAGGTCTCGATCGGCTTCGTCATCATCACGGTGCTGCTCTGCGCCGGCACGCTGAACCTCTCGGCCGTGGTCGAGGCGCAGCATGTCCGCGGCCTCGCCAGCCTGATCGGGTTGCCGCAGCTCACGATCCTGAACTGGTACGTCTGGCCGCTGTTCCCGATGTTCGTGATCTTCTACGTCTCGGCGCTGGCGGAAACCAACCGCCCGCCGTTCGACCTCGTCGAAGCGGAATCCGAGCTCGTCGCCGGCTTCATGGTCGAGTACGGCTCGACGCCGTATCTTCTGTTCATGCTCGGCGAGTATGTCGCGATCGCCACGATGTGCGCGATGGCGACGATCCTGTTCCTCGGAGGCTGGCTGCCGCCGGTGGACCTGCCGCCCTTCAACTGGGTGCCGGGCATCATCTGGTTCTCGCTGAAACTGTTCTTCATGTTCTTCCTGTTCGCGATGGCCAAGGCGATCGTGCCGCGCTACCGCTACGATCAACTGATGCGCCTCGGCTGGAAGGTCTTCCTGCCGTTGTCGCTGGCAATGGTGATCGTGGTGGCCGGTGTGCTGCACTTTGCCGGCATCGCGCCGAAGTGA
- the nuoL gene encoding NADH-quinone oxidoreductase subunit L: MVQAIVFLPLLGAILAGLIALFGAHARNPSGDTVEHHDDHGHGAHAHASDTINEDASVVHETHHEPGDGHDDHHVSEPPAAGSRGAELITTALLFVSAALSWMTLVDVGFMHHDMRIPLLPWILSGDLQVYWTLRVDTLTAVMLVVVTTVSSLVHLYSIGYMDEDPNRPRFFGYLSLFTFAMLMLVTADNLVQLFFGWEGVGLASYLLIGFWYQKPSANAAAIKAFVVNRVGDFGFALGIFAIFLLAGSTDFETIFHAAPGLTGKTIDFLGWHADALTLTCLLLFMGAMGKSAQFLLHTWLPDAMEGPTPVSALIHAATMVTAGVFMVARLSPLFELAPNAQAVVMFFGATTAFFAATIGLVQNDIKRIVAYSTCSQLGYMFVAMGAGAYSVGMFHLFTHAFFKALLFLGSGSVIYAMHHEQDIRNMGGLWRKIPYTYAVMVVGTLALTGFPLTAGYFSKDAIIESAYASHNPFAMYGFLMTVVAAGLTSFYSWRLIFKTFHGEPHDDHHYEAAHEAPIWMLIPIGVLAVGSILAGFPFKELFAGHGIEEFFRESVKMNPHIIEEMHHIPETIAFLPTVMMVLGFLVSYLFYIRRPYLPVELANTQPMLYKFLLNKWYFDELYDIIFVRPAKWIGYQLWKKGDGFIIDGLGPDGVSARVLDVTRNVVKIQTGYLYHYAFAMLIGAAGLITWFMFGFGGQ; the protein is encoded by the coding sequence ATGGTCCAGGCAATCGTCTTTCTGCCTCTTCTGGGCGCCATTCTGGCCGGCCTCATCGCGCTGTTCGGCGCGCATGCCCGCAACCCCTCGGGCGACACGGTCGAGCATCACGATGATCACGGCCATGGCGCGCACGCCCATGCGTCGGACACGATCAACGAGGATGCGTCGGTCGTTCACGAAACTCATCACGAACCCGGCGACGGTCACGACGACCACCACGTGTCCGAGCCGCCCGCGGCGGGCTCGCGCGGCGCCGAGCTGATCACCACGGCATTGCTGTTCGTGTCGGCGGCGCTGTCCTGGATGACGCTGGTCGATGTCGGCTTCATGCACCACGACATGCGCATTCCGCTGCTGCCGTGGATCCTGTCCGGCGATCTCCAGGTCTACTGGACGCTGCGGGTCGACACGCTCACCGCCGTGATGCTGGTGGTGGTGACCACCGTGTCCTCGCTCGTGCACCTCTATTCCATCGGCTACATGGACGAGGACCCGAACCGGCCGCGCTTCTTCGGCTATCTCTCGCTGTTCACTTTCGCGATGCTGATGCTGGTGACCGCGGACAACCTGGTGCAGCTGTTCTTCGGCTGGGAAGGCGTGGGTCTGGCGAGCTACCTCCTGATCGGCTTCTGGTACCAGAAGCCGTCGGCGAACGCCGCCGCCATCAAGGCCTTCGTGGTCAACCGCGTCGGCGATTTCGGCTTCGCGCTCGGCATCTTCGCGATCTTCCTGCTGGCCGGCTCGACCGATTTCGAGACCATCTTCCACGCCGCGCCGGGCCTGACCGGCAAGACCATCGACTTCCTCGGCTGGCACGCCGACGCGCTGACCCTGACCTGCCTGCTGCTGTTCATGGGCGCGATGGGCAAATCGGCGCAGTTCCTGCTGCACACTTGGTTGCCGGACGCGATGGAAGGCCCGACCCCGGTGTCGGCGCTGATCCACGCTGCGACCATGGTCACCGCCGGCGTCTTCATGGTGGCGCGCCTGTCGCCACTGTTCGAGCTCGCGCCGAACGCGCAGGCCGTCGTGATGTTCTTCGGCGCCACCACGGCGTTCTTCGCGGCGACCATCGGTCTGGTCCAGAACGACATCAAGCGCATCGTCGCCTACTCGACCTGTTCGCAGCTCGGCTACATGTTCGTGGCGATGGGAGCAGGGGCCTATTCGGTCGGCATGTTCCATTTGTTCACGCACGCCTTCTTCAAGGCGCTGTTGTTCTTGGGCTCCGGCTCGGTGATCTACGCGATGCACCACGAGCAGGACATCCGCAACATGGGCGGCCTGTGGCGCAAGATCCCCTACACCTACGCGGTGATGGTGGTCGGCACGCTCGCGCTCACGGGATTCCCACTGACCGCCGGCTATTTCTCCAAGGACGCGATCATCGAGTCGGCCTACGCCTCGCACAATCCGTTCGCGATGTACGGCTTCCTGATGACGGTCGTCGCGGCCGGCCTGACCTCGTTCTACTCGTGGCGCCTGATCTTCAAGACCTTCCACGGCGAGCCGCATGACGATCACCACTACGAGGCCGCGCATGAAGCGCCGATCTGGATGCTGATCCCGATCGGTGTGCTGGCGGTCGGCTCCATCCTGGCCGGCTTCCCGTTCAAGGAGCTGTTCGCCGGTCACGGCATCGAGGAGTTCTTCCGCGAATCCGTGAAGATGAACCCGCACATCATCGAGGAGATGCACCACATCCCCGAGACCATCGCCTTCCTGCCGACGGTGATGATGGTGCTGGGCTTCCTGGTGTCATACCTGTTCTACATCCGCCGGCCTTATCTGCCGGTCGAACTCGCGAACACGCAGCCGATGCTGTACAAGTTCCTGCTCAACAAATGGTACTTCGACGAGCTCTACGACATCATCTTCGTCCGTCCGGCGAAGTGGATCGGCTACCAGCTCTGGAAGAAGGGCGACGGCTTCATCATCGACGGCCTCGGTCCCGACGGCGTCTCTGCCCGGGTGCTGGACGTCACCCGCAACGTCGTGAAAATCCAGACCGGCTATCTCTACCACTACGCGTTCGCCATGCTGATCGGTGCCGCCGGCCTGATCACCTGGTTCATGTTCGGCTTTGGGGGCCAGTAA